The sequence below is a genomic window from Hippocampus zosterae strain Florida chromosome 7, ASM2543408v3, whole genome shotgun sequence.
TAATGACAAAGGACTTAAAGGTGATGTTCCGTCACCTCGACAACCAAGCTCAACACTCCAGGAGGGCGCCTCACCTCAGCGACCAATCATCGAAGGTGGCACGCTTCCGGCACCTGAGCCCACTAGCGGGCGGCTCGTTCTGGTCACCAAAGACCAATACCAGAAACTGCCCTTGCCTGTGCCCCAAGGGAAAAACTTCATGCAGCCGCAGGCTACGCCGTCATATCTGCCCCAAGAGCCCAAGCTCGGTCCTGAATTCTCTCCTGGGTCGGCGCTCACGAGACTACTGGACAAAAGTCTGACGCCCCCCTCTTATGAAGCGGGGCCGCACAATAACCCTGCAGGTGGTAGACCTGTTACCCCTCCCCAAGGCAAGTACCAAGAAACTCTTGTCTCGAATAAATGACACGGAAGCCCCAAGACGTGACTCGAGTGTGTCGTTTGCATCCATGATGTTACGCAAACAATATGACTAAATATAAGCACACTAAGTTTCTAATCCGTCCTGAATTTTAGAGAATGGAGGAGGGGCTTCAATATCCAAGGAACACAGACCTGAACCAGGCAAACCTGGTAAAATTCTAGTTTGCATGTAAAATTCATTATGACCCCCATAGCGTGTGGAGATCAATGTGCATTTGTTggctaacgtttttttttttttttttttttaaagataaatgCGCTTTTCTTGTAGATTGTAGCCCAGGGACTCCAAATGGACAGTGGATGAAAATACCTCGACCAGGTAAAAACAATTAAGCAAATTAAGACGTCCAGTAGGATTAACCTCGTGATGTGATCACTTACCATTTGTAGGTGAAAGttctttgtcacatttttgccaTATGTTTTAAATATCACGAAAATGGGTCTGATTTGAATTTAACTTATGTATATTTATATCCGTTGTATTGTAGGAGCTGGCGTGTCGGCGGGCAGCAACACCAAAGGTACTTGTGTACTAATGACTGGGTTCTTTCATTTGGGCTCACAGACAACAAATGAAACTTGCAAGCTTGGCCTCTATTTATCAGGTTACGGAGCAGTTGGTCCAAACCGATTGGGCGCCAATTCCGGTAAATCAAATTTTTACGTCCGTCTCGACTCTTAAATTGACAATACATTTTCAACTGCACATCTATGTTTTGAAAAGCTTCTGGACCTGCAGGCTATGCTGGACCAAATACTGGATATGGCGCCGGTAAGATCAACTTAACAAAAACCGATAATGACAAATGTGCCAACTCATTCATACTTTTGTGCGCGTGCTTTGGCCTCGGATATCCAAACGCAGGCGTACCCCAACAGCCAAGTGAGTACGCTATTCCCTTAGCTCAGAAGCATTTCACTGACACTTAGCACCATTTCGCCAAGGGTTAATGTTTTCATTGCACTTCCTCAGTTTACAGGCCCGGAGCCAGCCTTGGAGGAGGTGCCTATGTCAAGGGAAGCTCTTACCCAGGTCGACATTTTAAATATGATTTTTAAACCAAGTCGTCAAATCTTATAGACAAACGGAGTACTGTGTGTGTATCTCCACCAGTTGGGATAtatgctccagctcacccgtgaaCATGACGTGTTATTAAAACAAAGGTATGAATGGTATTAAACTTTTTCCAGATCTTGGCCACTTGGTTCCGACAATTGATGCAAAATCAGGTGGGTGAATTTGGATCCTAATCAGATGTCACTTTGgagaatttcattttaaaaatgtatacatatttttttttaatgctcaacTTGCAGGTGGCGCTGTGCAGGTGCCTTACAATGGCGCTCCAGCCGGAGTTGATGGTAAGATGATGCCGAATAAAGAGCAGAATTTAATGTGAGGTTAAGTTGGATGAGACTGACCACTCAAGTTGACTCTTTTACCTTCCATCTTAGTGGAATAGGAtttattgttctgcctgtcactgacATAGatgaacagtttttaaaaattcattttaggGGTTCCATCAGTCTCCTGTGATAATCACTGAAATGTTGATTTCTGCAGATGCAAATCAGCCTGAGCCACAGCAAGCCGGCCTCGGTCCGAACGGAAAACAACCCCCGGTGTACGCTGGTATGTTGAATCTTTttaggtacttttttttttctttggtgtaGTTTagtcaagacccccccccccccaaaaaaaaaacatttcccccCACCTGCGCCAGGAATGGAGGGTTTACCTTACGGGGGTCAGCCGGGCATGGGTCCTGAGAAAGCAAATGCCAAgtatggtgagttttttttcttcttggtcattccaaatctgtttttttttttttgccttttaagAACGTATTGGTTTGTCAACCATTTCTTCTGTTGCTCCAGGCATCGGCGGCTTGCAGTTTGGTGGCGGCCTCCAGCCAGCCAATAACGGTGGAGGTAATTAtgaaatttgaaatgtaaaaaccCGCAGTTCAGGAGGCGCACGGTCTTTTCGATGGCgttagtttgtgacgtgtcagtTGGAAAGATACATCATTTGAATTGATTCAAAAACAGATGTGGTGGAAATTGATAGTTGAGATGATTATTGAGGGCCTGGCTCACACAGTGCCGTCAATCTGATAAATGGCACGAATCTTCTTAACCTTGCTAAATACACAATTGTGCTGGATTGTTGTtgggtcccccccacccccattttaaGTAGTTTGATGAGCCATTAAATACATTAGGAATGGCTCACCTGGGCCTGTAACTGTATCCTCTCTGGTCAGGGTATGGCGGCATCACCAATATTGGACACCATCTACGTCTCGGCAGTAATGGACATCTTGCTGGCAAATATGGTGAGTCCAGTTTTGgcacagacataaaaaaaatgtcctgatGGCTGTTCCCTGTGCAGGTTATGGAAGAATACCCCACGAAGTGCAACCTGTTGGGTTTGACCCTCAGATGAGGTCTCCTGGTGCCGGACAATACGGTGAAAACGTTTATCATCCAATCCAGGAAACGAGCCAATAAAAACGGGACAATTCTTCTTATTGTGCTGCTTGTTGCTAATTTGTATGTGTTCCTCCTCAGGTCATGCGGCTTTACCTTATCACTCGGGTCTTCTTGGATTTGGACCAAATGTGAACTATGGTGAGAACCTTCAAATAGCATTTTATGGGGGGGTGAGCGGTGGGGGGGTCGATTTTTAATTTGAACAAGTTTTTATATGATTGCCAAGGTGGTGTTGACGGTTCCTATGGGTCACAAGGCCTCGGAGGTGAAGGGAAGCCTGCCGGGaaacatggtttgttgttgtggttttagCATTTGCTACATGACTTCTTAAGGCCGTTTGTTGACTTGTTCAATTTGAATCTTTTTAGTGGATAATCTGCCACTTCACCAGAGCCAGCCTCTGCAAGCTCCTTCTGACAGCCGATCAGGTAGAGCAGAACATGCTCTCTGTGTGTCTCTCACTCCCTCTGTCTCTGTCTGTAGCTGAAATTTAAGAGAAACTTTGCTGATCTTGGTGTGCAACTTATAGGGAAAGTGTAAATGACAGAATTTCTCTTGATCTTAAACAGGTTCACCTTATGAACCCCAGCCAGGTACAGCTGAGAACGCCAACGGCACGCCCTCCACTCAGGAAACGGTTTTCGATTTTTGTAAGGACTTCATTTTGTGGTGATTTTTGGTCTTCTTTTCCTCTCAGCGGGAGGCGATCCAAACCTGTCGCGAGTGGGCGAGGGCATCGCGA
It includes:
- the LOC127605091 gene encoding basic salivary proline-rich protein 2-like, with product MPGAPNDKGLKGDVPSPRQPSSTLQEGASPQRPIIEGGTLPAPEPTSGRLVLVTKDQYQKLPLPVPQGKNFMQPQATPSYLPQEPKLGPEFSPGSALTRLLDKSLTPPSYEAGPHNNPAGGRPVTPPQENGGGASISKEHRPEPGKPDCSPGTPNGQWMKIPRPGAGVSAGSNTKGYGAVGPNRLGANSASGPAGYAGPNTGYGAGKINLTKTDNDKCANSFILLCACFGLGYPNAGVPQQPIYRPGASLGGGAYVKGSSYPGRHFKYDF